The sequence ATTTTCAAAGTTCTAtggataaaagaaaatattgaagagatacaaaaaaaaaaagaacatggaTTAAGGAGTTACCGTAAGCCTGGGATCTTAGAGAACCAATATCCCAATACAAATGCTACTGCATGAAATGTAACAATTGGAATAATCAATCCAAGACCTTCAGCTGATAGAATCTGACTGCGATTTATCGAAAGTGGGCTTCCAATGCACAATGAAGTGCACACCATAGCAACAAACGGCATCATGGGTTGAATAAGAGTGACCACAGGCTTTGCATAAGTATTTAACACAAGGCCAAGAGTGACTGGAACAAGCACCACCTACAAGATAGTAAACCTTTCGTTAGACCTTAAAAGATAACAATGATAGGTTCTTCAAGATCATACTCCTAAAACCTTGTTACCTGTAGTATGGACTTGGACATGGCAACTGCATCAACAGGAACTACCGATCCAATCAGAAGACCACTTAGCAAAGGGGTAAAGAGTACAGATGCAATAGTAGTAGAACTAGTGAGAAGAATGCTCATGGCCACATCTGCTTTGCTCAAAGAACTCGCGTAGCTAGATAACTGAGCCCCTGCCACACAACATGTGAGTACAAAACCAGCATAGAAGGTCCTCGGCATCCCAAAGGCATTAGCAACTAAAACCCCAAGGAGCGGTTTCAGAACGTACTGAGCAACAAACCCAACAGATAGCGGCACAGGTCTGCATAAAAAATAATGTTCTCAAGATCTGCTAAAACTAAAAGTGATCATGAAGCTGGTAAGAGAAATGTCCCCAAGTACCTTTTGAATGCAAgagcaaaatcatcaattgaaagCTGGATTCCAATAGATAACATAATCCCTCCAAGAGCAGGAGCATACATTTCTTTAGATACCCTGAAAACATTTCATCTGATATTCATCTTAAAACCCCATTCAAAACATAGGTTCTCTAAACAACAGAGTAAACTAAGCACAAGACCATATATGACATCTGCATTACTAAAGAAGATCACAAAGACATACAAGAAGCTATGATTCTTCAAGGCTAAGCTacagagatagagatagagagagatagtgTGCAAACCAGGTGAAACTAGGTGGGTAAGAGAGAGCAGCAACGGCGGTGAGAGCAACAACAAAAGGAAGCAAAGCAGACCAAAACTGAGACGAGTCAGCTCTCTCCGTAACATCAGTTCCACCACAGAAAGATAACAGAGACATGTTCCCATCTCTCCAATGTGAACCAACTCTACCCATAAACGGAGTCGTTGAACACGCCACCACCGGCACCAATCCGCCGCCCTGTCTCCGCCGTTGTCTAAAATCAAGAAAGTTACTAAGCGATGACGAATGAAGAGAAGACAGAggtgaacaagaagaagaacgaaaTTGACATTTGAAGCGATTAGAATCCGAAAGTGATTGTCTTTGTATAGCTTGTGGTGGTGAGAGAGACAAAGAAGCAATCAAagtcattctcttttctttttttttgggtctgaagttttttttttataaaggtttgatttttacgATGATAGGTGACGGAGAAGGGTGAAAGCACCACCGGGCCACCGTGAAATGGCGCCGTGGACTGCTGGCGTAGTGGGAAAAATTGAAAGGGTGAGGATTGGagttgaagaagacgaaggaagtgataatatagaaaaattgtaaaatgtttttaaaaaggggaAGAGAGAGACTTGTTAAGGTTTTAAGGCATGATTGACAAGTGCTGCAAGAAATTTGAACGGCTGAGATTGATTGGCGTCATCGTCGATGAGTCTCTTTGAGCATTGTTGGGTTTTGTGTATTAGTATTTTGGATGAAATTTGGGTGAaagattgttgttttgtttggtgaaagaCTCATAATTTATGTATGCCTTTTAGATAGgatgttaaatttttattgatttaagaaatgttattgagtttttgatacattttttttttgttaccggTGAAATCATAAAAGTTTTACATGCTAAAATGACATAATTAATTATGGTTCTATTTTTGCATTATGTTAAACTGGAATTTTGTAGGTAGGGGTTTAGTTAGCATTAGAAATAGTTCGAACTCAAATAACCAATACTTATAATCTTGTATTTAAGATTTCATGGCCATAGATGTGCAACGTGTTGATATTTTCTCA comes from Camelina sativa cultivar DH55 chromosome 19, Cs, whole genome shotgun sequence and encodes:
- the LOC104766451 gene encoding probable sodium/metabolite cotransporter BASS3, chloroplastic is translated as MTLIASLSLSPPQAIQRQSLSDSNRFKCQFRSSSCSPLSSLHSSSLSNFLDFRQRRRQGGGLVPVVACSTTPFMGRVGSHWRDGNMSLLSFCGGTDVTERADSSQFWSALLPFVVALTAVAALSYPPSFTWVSKEMYAPALGGIMLSIGIQLSIDDFALAFKRPVPLSVGFVAQYVLKPLLGVLVANAFGMPRTFYAGFVLTCCVAGAQLSSYASSLSKADVAMSILLTSSTTIASVLFTPLLSGLLIGSVVPVDAVAMSKSILQVVLVPVTLGLVLNTYAKPVVTLIQPMMPFVAMVCTSLCIGSPLSINRSQILSAEGLGLIIPIVTFHAVAFVLGYWFSKIPGLRQEEEVSRTISLCTGMQSSTLAGLLASQFLGSSQAVPAACSVVVMAIMGLCLASFWGNGFRIRDILSLSTPQSSGYTAES